A region of Oncorhynchus kisutch isolate 150728-3 linkage group LG29, Okis_V2, whole genome shotgun sequence DNA encodes the following proteins:
- the LOC109874333 gene encoding cytokine receptor common subunit gamma-like isoform X2, producing the protein MKMVGSWLFLLVSLQGYEAPSTPNVNCLIINLDYVNCTWNEQGSPEVNYTFFHKRSIKRNMEECTTYLLEESYAVGCRLSYDNSDRFRTLTTKLVHQNNSYVQDHNLKSMVKLYPPVNLSVEMNKDPELNLYWNNSKNTLCIESEVRYRINSDKWKNSTPSKEQKYAVAFPLKNSRYEFQVRARVNDMCGESKFWSEWSQPIQWDSMKGNNITDISGSSMSVWKPVLSLVGTMTLFILACMLVYRERERLRFILIPIVPNPVKSLKDLLDKDTVEAWLHISEGVCFQSNFTELACPVREYSLVPQTGSVSESESNFSILTDQSDCLSTCSSSASTFPATSENEQAGIE; encoded by the exons ATGAAGATGGTTGGAAGCTGGCTatttctcctcgtctctctccaaGGATATGAGGCTCCCTCCACCCCCA ATGTAAACTGCCTGATCATTAACCTGGATTATGTCAACTGCACCTGGAATGAACAGGGGAGTCCAGAGGTCAACTACACCTTCTTCCACAAAAG GTCCATCAAAAGGAATATGGAGGAGTGCACAACATATCTCCTGGAGGAGAGTTATGCTGTGGGATGTAGACTGTCCTATGACAACTCTGACAGGTTTAGAACACTGACAACCAAGCTGGTCCATCAGAACAACAGTTATGTGCAGGACCATAACCTGAAAAGCATGG TGAAGCTTTACCCTCCTGTCAACCTGTCAGTTGAGATGAACAAAGACCCAGAGCTGAATCTGTACTGGAACAACAGCAAGAACACCTTATGCATTGAGAGTGAAGTTCGCTACAGAATAAACAGTGACAAGTGGAAG AATTCTACTCCAAGCAAGGAACAGAAGTATGCGGTGGCTTTCCCGTTAAAGAACAGTCGGTATGAGTTTCAAGTGAGAGCACGAGTAAACGACATGTGTGGCGAGTCCAAGTTCTGGAGTGAATGGAGTCAGCCTATTCAATGGGATTCCATGAAGGGAAATAACATCACAG ACATATCTGGCAGCTCAATGTCTGTGTGGAAGCCAGTATTGTCATTAGTGGGTACCATGACACTCTTCATATTGGCCTGCATGCTGGTCTACAGGGAAAG AGAACGACTAAGATTCATCCTCATTCCCATTGTGCCTAATCCAGTAAAGAGCCTGAAGGACCTTCTTGACAAGGACACTGTAGAG GCCTGGCTTCACATCTCCGAAGGTGTTTGCTTCCAGTCTAACTTCACTGAGCTTGCCTGTCCTGTTCGTGAGTACAGTCTGGTTCCACAAACTGGCAGCGTCAGTGaatctgagagcaacttctccatCCTAACAGACCAGTCAGATTGCCTGTCCACGTGCTCCTCCTCAGCTTCCACTTTTCCTGCCACAAGTGAAAATGAACAAGCTGGTATTGAATGA
- the LOC109874333 gene encoding cytokine receptor common subunit gamma-like isoform X1, with amino-acid sequence MKMVGSWLFLLVSLQGYEAPSTPNVNCLIINLDYVNCTWNEQGSPEVNYTFFHKRSIKRNMEECTTYLLEESYAVGCRLSYDNSDRFRTLTTKLVHQNNSYVQDHNLKSMVKLYPPVNLSVEMNKDPELNLYWNNSKNTLCIESEVRYRINSDKWKNSTPSKEQKYAVAFPLKNSRYEFQVRARVNDMCGESKFWSEWSQPIQWDSMKGNNITDISGSSMSVWKPVLSLVGTMTLFILACMLVYRERERLRFILIPIVPNPVKSLKDLLDKDTVEAWLHISEGVCFQSNFTELACPVREYSLVPQTGSVSESESNFSILTDQSDCLSTCSSSASTFPATSENEQAGDCLVWLPRKAPTLETVDNIIVELLICTKCVRATGDVFCWTC; translated from the exons ATGAAGATGGTTGGAAGCTGGCTatttctcctcgtctctctccaaGGATATGAGGCTCCCTCCACCCCCA ATGTAAACTGCCTGATCATTAACCTGGATTATGTCAACTGCACCTGGAATGAACAGGGGAGTCCAGAGGTCAACTACACCTTCTTCCACAAAAG GTCCATCAAAAGGAATATGGAGGAGTGCACAACATATCTCCTGGAGGAGAGTTATGCTGTGGGATGTAGACTGTCCTATGACAACTCTGACAGGTTTAGAACACTGACAACCAAGCTGGTCCATCAGAACAACAGTTATGTGCAGGACCATAACCTGAAAAGCATGG TGAAGCTTTACCCTCCTGTCAACCTGTCAGTTGAGATGAACAAAGACCCAGAGCTGAATCTGTACTGGAACAACAGCAAGAACACCTTATGCATTGAGAGTGAAGTTCGCTACAGAATAAACAGTGACAAGTGGAAG AATTCTACTCCAAGCAAGGAACAGAAGTATGCGGTGGCTTTCCCGTTAAAGAACAGTCGGTATGAGTTTCAAGTGAGAGCACGAGTAAACGACATGTGTGGCGAGTCCAAGTTCTGGAGTGAATGGAGTCAGCCTATTCAATGGGATTCCATGAAGGGAAATAACATCACAG ACATATCTGGCAGCTCAATGTCTGTGTGGAAGCCAGTATTGTCATTAGTGGGTACCATGACACTCTTCATATTGGCCTGCATGCTGGTCTACAGGGAAAG AGAACGACTAAGATTCATCCTCATTCCCATTGTGCCTAATCCAGTAAAGAGCCTGAAGGACCTTCTTGACAAGGACACTGTAGAG GCCTGGCTTCACATCTCCGAAGGTGTTTGCTTCCAGTCTAACTTCACTGAGCTTGCCTGTCCTGTTCGTGAGTACAGTCTGGTTCCACAAACTGGCAGCGTCAGTGaatctgagagcaacttctccatCCTAACAGACCAGTCAGATTGCCTGTCCACGTGCTCCTCCTCAGCTTCCACTTTTCCTGCCACAAGTGAAAATGAACAAGCTGG TGATTGTCTCGTCTGGCTGCCACGAAAAGCTCCCACCTTGGAGACAGTCGATAACATCATTGTGGAGCTGCTGATCTGCACGAAGTGTGTGCGTGCAACTGGCGATGTATTTTGCTGGACATGCTAG